aattatctctaattaattcaattggCCTCAATTCTTTTACTCTCCAACAACGTAACTAAGAGCACTGTAATCTATATAACGCATGCTTACATACTCActctttttctcaaattaataaaacaccTGCTGCTGCAATACTTATAATCAGCCTGCTATCGCACAATCAAGATCATGAAGTATTTAACAGTCGTGATATGTGTTTTCTCGTTTATGCTTCTCCTCATGATCCAGGGTTCGttctatacatataatttatttcattgtgatattaaaataagcaaattacctcatatgaaaaaaaaaaatagtaatttacccgtatattttttaagtaaagaATTTGCATCCCTgtcttcattttaaaaaatacaagagacgaattattgtattttgaaGAACACAGGTGAgtaaaaaattgctatttttttttttcataaggagtTAATTTGCTCAATTGCAATATCACGTGGATTGTTTACattttctctatatataattctcattttagtaaaaataaacaGGTGTTTGAAGTGATGATTGTGTCATATATGTGTTGTGGATGCAGGAATATGTCCAGGTGCGGCGGCGGAAGGGCTGAGggtagaagagaagaagaaaacatgtCTGTACAAGAGCAAAAAATTCGGCGGAATTTGCATTGCTGGTGCTAAATGTGATAGCGTTTGCAAGCGTGAGGGGTTTCAAGGCGGAAAATGCCGCGGCCTCCGTCGCCGCTGCTATTGCTTTAAACCTTGCTagcgctctctctctctctctctctctatatatatatatatatatatatatatattgtgaggAGGCTGGAGACTTGTTAAGTATCTATTTATGCTATGAATAATTATGAACCTTCATCATGAATTAAAAACTGATTTACGTATTTTGTATGATCTtgtatcttattttaattattatatatatactgttataaaaatatttctttaaatatagaGTAAactcaataatatatatcttctgatatttctcataattataaatactattaattatttaaaaatttataaatatctctgaaattacaaatactcctaCACTGAGCTTTTACAAAgaattagttattattttaagggatatttttcaaatatatttatgtcaaTTTTCAGAAGaaccattataatttaagCTTGAATACATTAATAGAGTCAAGTCCAAAATAGTTGCAATTGACAATAAACACAGGCTGAAAAGAGAAGCCCGCAAGCCTTTATAATATAAAGGCTACAAGCCCAAAATATCCTATCCCAcgtctaaatttattttaggagCTTTCCTCAAGCCTAGCCCTTATGATGGCTATTTCTAGTTGTttccaagaaaatgatgaattacACATGTCCTCTAATTTAACAATTGAAATTGTTCTctatgtttctttctttcccaACAACTTACTACATACTTTGGGTCATTCGATCCGTTAAATTAGGGAATATCAGcaattcattctttttctaaGTGGAGATAAAATTCCTAAGCATCACCCCTACACCAACTCCCTTTCCGCCTGAGACTGAGAGTTGAGAGTAGAGACACCGAGAAGTTAACTGTCAAACTTCCCCCCCAGAGGGGAGACCATGCCTCACTACTCGGTCTTTCCAGCCTTGGGGAAACCCGCTTCAAGTTAGCAGCAACAGCAAACTCCGACTGAAAACCTCTTGCGAAGAATACCACATCCAACGGAGATTTCTCAGCACCTTCAAAAAGCTTTAGATTCCTATGCCCCCATAATCAAGCATAGATGAAACTTCTCTTCTCCCAGATTTTCAAACAGATATGCCTCGCCCACAATTGCAACAACCTAGCATATCCTATCCTGACGGAACATGGGATGTTAGTAAAGCCCACCACCGCCGGCCAACGCACAATGTAATGCATATCTTCGGCTTCCGCCCCACATAACGGGCAGCCTCAATTAATTTGAACTCCTCTATGTCTAATTAAGGTTGCAAACCACCGGAAGTGCCCCAAACAGAGACCCCACCAGaaatgcttaattttattcGGGACTGAGGCCCTCCATAAGAATAACCAGCCTAAATCCATTCTGTGAACTTGTTCTCGGCGTGCTAGGAAATAGGCACTCTTGACACTGAACACCCCTCGTGAGTATAGTGCCAAATGACTCTATCCTGATGGGAGAACGAGCCACTGAATTGAGCAAATACTCTCACACACCTTCTTGACAGAATTTCTGCTGCAGCATGCTCACATTCCATCCCGCCTATAAATCAGGTTTGACTTAACCAAACTAATCATAGATTTTTTTGGAACTCCACGCtaatcacatgataagtatATTGCACTTACCAATATGATTGCTTCAGATTTGATCGAATCGAATTTGGGCTAGAATTTTCGGTCTTTAATGTGctaatttgttgtaattacatAACTTAATCTCCAAATTCAATGCCAGCATAATTACCATTAGGTACCACCTGGTCTATaattatgggaccaaaattataatttttttgatatctATATGATAGAGATATTTATAgggataaattttttataattatctccCTATAATGTTAAAACTCTATGTGAGTAAAAAgcaaattttcttgattttttgctTCTAAATGGCAGATTAAAGATCACTGATCATTTTCCTAATCTCCTCGTCCCGCGTCTAATCTCAACCAAATACTCACAGAAAGAACAATACCTGTCCCCGATTAAATGAAGATATCCAGATAATATTGTTGATTCATACTGAGACCTACGTTCTaccatctaattaattaaaatctccTCATTAAGAGcgatatacatacatacatacatacataattaattcatcctgactaacatatatttgaaaaaaattattatacgtcaatcaattaattaaataaactgtTTTATAATAAGCATCTTTTTTATAATGCACATTAATCTGATCATTACAAGCACCTGATGGAGCCTGTTATGAGTTCTGTGTCAAGAATTATACTACTGTTGATGCTTCTCCTTATTTCTTCAGCTCGTTTCTCTATCTTCCATCTGCATATTGATATTACATGATTACTATTCCGAGGTTTTTAGTGTCCGTTTTTGTTTCATGATTTTGAATAACTAAAGGCaactttttggaaaaaattggacaatatttaatcaattttgctCATTTCTAACAAAATTGAACGTGGAATCCGTTGGGGTTCTATCAACTGGTTtagttattaataaattgatattaccACTTGGCCCCAGCGTGGTCAAGCTTAAAGCTGAGTTTTTATGAATAATCTCGAGATCATGAGTTCGTATCCCGCTAAACGTCATCTTTATTTGAGTGTTTGTCTTACTTTATGTgggttattgtaatttatctattatttttagtcataataatatattgattgaattgagcTATTGCGAGATGAGttcttacaatttatttaccattattagtaaaaaaaataatttatattaccaCTAAAAGGTGTTTGTGTAAGCTTATTATAAGCTCTCCAAAAAATCTTACATGGTACTGTAAAGTGTTTGGTAATATTTCTagaataaaaacttataatattcaataataagATGTCAGAAGCCTATAAAatccttaaattaaaaaaaaaaaatgagtttccaatgtatattttaaattaattataattttttcataagtaaCAAactccataattttattttaggcTAAATTTCATTGAGTGCCTCCTGTAATTTGATAATACGAATATCCCCttattgtttgagaaattactaACACCCATAATAAGTGACGTGACgtcataattttgtaatttttggatagtAAGGTGACAATATCATCAACTTTATCCTtactgaaattttattttttaaaaataattgaaaaattatgatgttaTTATCGGTCAACAAAATAAGGTTATTATCAGCCAATTGTCGGTCGACGGTCGTTATTATCAGGCTGGATACCAGAGTAACTCCTCAAACAAcaagaggtatttgtaatggTTTAAATCTCATGATCAAAGctcgatataatttatcaaacacttCAAGagcttaaattattttaaataaataaaatgtaacaTCTTACAAGATGTATGAATTTATACCGTTGTCCGATTTACAactttgttttaaattaattggtaatatatatatatatatataattgatgaaaattaaatattaacagaaaTATGTATCAGGAAAGATGAAGGAGAGTCAAAATTGAAGTTATGCAAGGAGAAGAGCCAGACCAAGAGAGGAATCTACTTCAGCAGCAGTTCTTGCACTTCCAGTTGCATTAAGGAGAAAGCCATAAAGGAGAATGCAATGGCTTTCTCCTCCGTCGATGTTATTGTTACAGATTctgttaattcatatatatatatatatatatgtatgtattctCATCATTTTGGTATCTTAATAAACTGCCGGAAATGAGAAGTTATTTATGTGAAAACTCATGTGTTATTCAGTCGCCTATTTTACGTTTAATGTAGTATgcgttttattatattcattcaATACattccattaattaatatttcaattttcaaacgTCTCAAAGAAGCAACAAACTGCTACAGAGCTAgccatacacacacattccCCGGACTCAAATTcactatcaaaatattttgagaccTCAATCTTACCAATCGAGCAAGGCTTCAACGGAGACCtgctattttatatttctatataaatctttgaaacttacataaaaaaaaaaaatatataggtgtattaattattgaatttcaacttcttctgtttttttaaattttctccaCATATTTTTAGTTCAACTTCACCGTATAATCTACGCTGATGTTATTCTAATCATTATTCAGTATACTTCAAATACATCATTTTTCGAaattccaattaaattaaattggttttgcttttctatttatgcccaatcattgaaaattgaaattaaacgtaattatatttttattgcttattttagtatataaacgAATCCCATAATAAGTGTATTTTTATTCACGGACACCTAAACTCACATTTCCATATATAGTCCCGCTTAAATATGCATCTACCTCTTAAAAAAGTAAACAGTTGGTAACTGCTGCATTCCTCTCTATTAATTTGTTTGCATAAATGGATATATAACTCGAAATTGTTTGCTTGTATATATGGATAATTTCTCTCAACTTTTATTATtcccattatttaatttaattacttctTAATCTGTTTAGTAATTACGTCCTAATCCTAGCTAGTTGCGAAAGACTTGCTCTACAAAAGGATTTAGCggttttttgttataaattaatcttatattttatcttaataagatatttctacaatttataaaatattacatatgttTAATTCTAAAAGGAAAATCTTAAAAAGTTAGGGGAAAATACAATTACTGAAAATTATGAGATTTTGTTAATAAGTAATGTAGATTAACAAGAagaattttttacttattgaTTAGCTAGACgctgattttaatattaaatttttttataactattgagttattttcttataaataaaatttgtattatttctgAACACCCAATGAGTACggaacaaaataattaaaataaaaaaggcttaattatttaacattgtatattaattttcttaataattacaacataAACGTCAATACTAGAACcaaatacttataaaaaaggtagaaatatctaaaaaaaataggttgtAGTAAAAAAGGAGCACCACAAATAATTAGATTGCAAgagattatttaataattaattaaatcccaAGAGAATATACATAGAAATTGGTAGCAATTAGAATTAGGAATCCTCTAATTATCTCTCTATCAATTAATTGTTGTTAATTAAGAGTCCTGATTATTGCACAAAGCTCCACATCCATCTCTCATCAACCATAAATCTTCTCTCCTGATTTCCACCCAACATAAACCGCAAAACTTTTACAATCTTTCTTCTTTCCcctcaaacaaattaaatccAATCTTTCTCCCTTTTCTACACCTGATTTCTTGTGTAGAAATTAAGAGACGTAATCATCATGGGATTTAAGGCTTTGTtcaagaggaagaagaaacagCGGGACGGCAACGGCGACACCTCGCCCACGACGGCGCCCGTCCAGGCCCCCATGATTAACTCGAGATCCTCGTCTCTAAACGGGCGCAGCCGTCTGGAAGAGGAGCTGGAACAGGTTTTCAAGAAATTCGACGTCAATGGAGACGGGAAGATCTCCGCGTCCGAGCTGGGGTCGATCTTGGGTAGCGTCGGCCAGCCGGCCACGGAGGAGGAGCTCAGAATTATGATCCAGGAGGTGGATGCCGACGGGGACGGGTTCATCGACCTCCAGGAATTCATCGCGCTGAATACCACCGACGTGGGACACGAGGAGGTGATGGAGAATCTCAAGGACGCTTTCAAGGTCTTCGACATCGACAAGAATGGATACATAACCGCCGAGGAATTGCAGGACGTGCTCCAGTCCCTCGGCGAGGAATGCACATTGGCTGAGTGCGAGAAGATGATCAGTGGGGTGGACTCCGATGGGAGCGGGACCATCAATTTCGATGAGTTTAAGGTCATGATGACGAAGGGATTCCGATTCGATACGACGGAGCCGGCCATCTGAGATTCATCGTACGTATATATGGATCAACCCCTCCGATCGATTGCACAGCATTATTCATTCCTCGCAATCTGCATATATTTCTCGTTTTGGTTGTGTTGTGTTCATATTTGTTTCTGTCAGGACGttgagttattatttttttttttttctttttcgttcTCCATTCAGctgtttaatttaatcttgtgggacaaaaaaaagtattgtgttttttttttctttcaatatcaCTGTCTTTATTGGTTgaatttgtttgtgttttgttaATTGATAAGGCGTTTCTTCTGCACCTCatggtaattttatttaaggaGTTGGgtttacaattattttcatatttgataaatttcgGCACAAATTAGATTTGGTCGAACC
The window above is part of the Sesamum indicum cultivar Zhongzhi No. 13 linkage group LG2, S_indicum_v1.0, whole genome shotgun sequence genome. Proteins encoded here:
- the LOC105156202 gene encoding defensin Ec-AMP-D1-like; translated protein: MKYLTVVICVFSFMLLLMIQGICPGAAAEGLRVEEKKKTCLYKSKKFGGICIAGAKCDSVCKREGFQGGKCRGLRRRCYCFKPC
- the LOC105156203 gene encoding probable calcium-binding protein CML25, which gives rise to MGFKALFKRKKKQRDGNGDTSPTTAPVQAPMINSRSSSLNGRSRLEEELEQVFKKFDVNGDGKISASELGSILGSVGQPATEEELRIMIQEVDADGDGFIDLQEFIALNTTDVGHEEVMENLKDAFKVFDIDKNGYITAEELQDVLQSLGEECTLAECEKMISGVDSDGSGTINFDEFKVMMTKGFRFDTTEPAI